The genomic DNA AGATGCGGACGACCTTCGACTGAGTGCATGGGCCTCGCGTGTTGGCGAACTGCAAGATCGTTTGAATGAGTATTCGCAACAACTTTCGACCCTGGAAGCGAAAGGCGAGTCACTGGTCTCGGCTTCTTCGCAAGTCGAGCATGCGGAGCTGTCGCTATCACAGGCGAACGAGCGTCAGATAGACACACGTGCGAGGTTCGAGTCTTTACAAATTGAGCTGGGAAAACAACGTCAGCGAGTCCGTGAGTTGGAAGCAGCCGTTGGCAAAGACGCCAGTGAATTCATCGAACGACTCGAACGGAAACGGGGTGATTTGAAGACGCACGAAGATTCCATTGACTCGATCGGAAAAGAGATTTCCGCGCTCGACAAGTCGATTGCTGTGACCGAAAGCAAGTTGGAAGGGCTGCAAACCGAATCCAACGACACCGATGAGCGTCGACGTGAATGCGCGGACTGGTTCTCGTCACTCCATTCGCACGGCCTGATTGAGCTTGCCGTTGAATCGGCGTCGCCTCCTGAATTGCCTTGTTCGATGACCCAGGCAATCAAGTTTGCTCGCCTTACGGATGGTCAGCTTTCTGGCACCTCCGTTGATGACGAGGCGTGGCACCGTTCGCAGAACAAGGTACACGAGGCACAGACAGAACTTCAACAAACGGTCCTTTCTCAGGATGGACTGGCGGTGGAAGTCGACCACATACGAGACGGCCTTCAATTGGTCACGCTGACGATGCAAGGAGAACGACTTGCTCCCTCGCTGGCAATCTCGCGGTTAAAGGCCGACATCGAAAATCGCGATCGCATTTTGGATGAAAAGGAGCAGGCAACGCTTGAGAAGTATTTGCTTGGGGAAGTCGCCGAGGGCCTGCGCAGTGGAATGCGAATGGCATCGGAGTTGGTGGACCTGATGACGCGAGAAGTCTCCAGCCGTCCGATGAAGACTGGCTTGCAGATGCGATTCAAGTGGAGTCGGGACGCGGATGGTCCGCCGGGGCTAGAGGAGGCGTGCGAGGTGCTGGCGACTTCATCAGCGACTTGGTCACCCGATGAACGAGATCAAATCAAGCAGTTTCTGCAACGATGTATCCGCCAAAGTCGCGAAAGCGAGGCCAGCGGATCGTGGCACGATCATTTGCGAACCGCGTTGGATTATCGACTTTGGCACCGTATCGAGATTTATCGACGCAGTGGTCCCGACGCTTCATGGCAACGTCTCACTCGCCGGACTTACGGCAGCGGAAGCGGCGGCGAAAAGGCGATCTCTCTAACATTGCCGCAATTGGCTGCGGCGGCGGCCTATTATCAAACGGCGGACAAGCTCGCACCGCGATTTATTTTGCTTGACGAAGCGTTCGCGGGAGTCAGCCCCGACATGCGGGAGAGTTGCATGGAATTGATTGCCGCGTTCAAGTTGGACGTGGTGATGACCAGCGAAATCGAGTGGGGCATGTACGCCGGCGTTCGCCAGCTAGCGATTTGCCAACTGGACCGATTCGCTGACATCGGCGCGGTCGTCAACCGAGTTTTCATCTGGAACGGAAAACAATTGCGTGACGCCAAGTCCCGAGACGAGCCTACTGCTGACGAAGGCCCATCCCTGTTCGGAGAGGAGCCTCAATGACGGACCCGCTGATCGCAGAGCTCCGCGACGAAGCCTGCAAGCCCTTGCTGGAACGTTTGGTTAAGAAACTGAAACGCGGCGGACCGCTCACAGGTGTCTGTCAGCTCCGGAAACTGACAGAAACCCAACGAGTTCGTATCAAAGAGTTGACAGGATCAACGTCGCGCGGCCCTGACATCTCGGTGAACTTGGCCGATTTTGATGGAATTATTCGCAACACCGGCCGCTTCGATTCGCTACAGGCACTGGTCGAAGCGACTGCCGGGCCGATCGTGAACGTGCGAGAAGAAAGGGACGCAGATTCGGCGGCATGGGAAAAGCTCTGGGATGAAGCGAATCAGCGAGTTGCCGACGACGACTTGATGGTTCGGTGTGTCGCCGATTTGCGCCAGTCCGGTTGGTTGAAGAAGGTTACTAAGCGTGAACCCTCTTTCGCGATCGAACTGTTTACTCAGTCGTTCGATTTGATGAAGCGACTGCCTGTGACTTCGCGTCCGCTGGCCGTATTTGCCGCAGAGTGCTTGGGGGATGCTCATGCACTGGACGCTGGAACGATCCTCAGCCGATTGATGTTGCGACTGATCGCAGCCAAGCAACAGGTCGACATTCCACGACGTGCATCCGGTCGACGACGAATGTGGGAATCCGTGGGGATCGTCATCGACGAGCTATCCGTTAGTGCGCTAGCGA from Rosistilla carotiformis includes the following:
- a CDS encoding TIGR02679 family protein, with the translated sequence MTDPLIAELRDEACKPLLERLVKKLKRGGPLTGVCQLRKLTETQRVRIKELTGSTSRGPDISVNLADFDGIIRNTGRFDSLQALVEATAGPIVNVREERDADSAAWEKLWDEANQRVADDDLMVRCVADLRQSGWLKKVTKREPSFAIELFTQSFDLMKRLPVTSRPLAVFAAECLGDAHALDAGTILSRLMLRLIAAKQQVDIPRRASGRRRMWESVGIVIDELSVSALAMNLPAVGDSLSDKMLRQHHAGGMPCRLTFRHLRLHPPSFTLCTKSKSKDRLIYVCENPSVIAAASDRYRAQCKPLVCVEGNPNLACLNLLSLLTTAGYQLSYHGDFDWGGLRIASRIHKSFGFIPWQFNAVDHQKATHRCNHRNMRLLRPPKATAIWDPALAQSIDQSKIAIEEEFLIDDLLKDLCAG